The Enterococcus rotai genome includes a window with the following:
- a CDS encoding dihydrolipoyl dehydrogenase family protein, with the protein MTKSYDVIVIGSGLSGLTIAYGLNKKGVSVAIVEANKFGGAVANYGSTRKKELVAFAELKLTAQQLAKTGAVNELTPNWQSAMAYIDSLENTESLEHETALRKAGIDTIYGEAIFVDEHHIEVAGSQYEGEKFVIATGAKSRTLQIEGSDYLKDSTDFLTQKELPKKVIFIGAGIIAFAFITIAEAFDTEVTVIQHDERALAAFDQELVYKLIELNKRRGINYHFDEQLIAVKKNRDNYSAITAKGIEYQADAIYCVAGRIPNISDLGIERIGIESDQHGIVVDEYLTTNISTIYACGDCSNTSVPKLATYAVWEADYLVEHLTGDGLKNIDYPLSVMSTFSQPKLAQVGISISHAKEHQDLYSVETIDMTDWLEYKKNNDAIALVKVIYQKSDNRIVGATSLSNQADLFINYFTMALHAGWTKSELKKIIFAYPSLANDVLRAYH; encoded by the coding sequence ATGACAAAATCGTATGATGTGATTGTTATTGGAAGTGGGTTAAGTGGTTTGACGATTGCTTACGGACTAAATAAAAAAGGGGTGAGTGTTGCTATTGTCGAAGCTAACAAGTTTGGTGGAGCAGTTGCAAACTACGGTAGTACTCGAAAAAAAGAGTTGGTTGCTTTTGCAGAGCTAAAACTTACTGCACAGCAACTAGCCAAAACAGGTGCGGTAAATGAACTAACGCCCAACTGGCAGTCAGCTATGGCCTATATAGATTCACTCGAGAACACTGAATCACTAGAGCATGAAACAGCATTGCGAAAGGCTGGAATCGATACAATTTATGGAGAAGCAATATTTGTGGATGAGCATCATATTGAAGTAGCTGGCTCTCAATATGAAGGGGAAAAATTTGTGATAGCAACAGGTGCAAAAAGTAGAACATTACAAATTGAAGGTAGCGACTATTTAAAAGACAGTACTGATTTTTTGACGCAAAAAGAGTTGCCGAAGAAAGTAATTTTTATTGGGGCTGGGATTATTGCGTTCGCCTTTATAACCATTGCTGAAGCTTTTGATACAGAAGTGACTGTCATCCAGCATGATGAGCGAGCCTTAGCTGCCTTTGACCAAGAACTTGTTTATAAGCTGATTGAGTTAAATAAACGTCGTGGAATAAACTATCATTTTGATGAACAGCTTATTGCAGTAAAAAAGAATCGAGACAATTATAGTGCCATAACGGCTAAAGGTATCGAGTATCAAGCAGATGCTATTTATTGTGTTGCTGGTAGAATACCAAATATATCTGATTTAGGAATTGAAAGGATCGGGATTGAATCAGATCAACACGGTATTGTCGTCGATGAGTATCTAACAACCAACATATCAACTATATATGCATGTGGAGATTGTAGTAACACTTCTGTACCAAAACTAGCTACATATGCAGTTTGGGAGGCAGACTATTTAGTCGAACATTTGACCGGAGATGGGCTGAAAAACATAGACTATCCATTATCCGTGATGTCCACCTTTAGTCAACCTAAATTAGCCCAAGTAGGCATCTCAATTTCCCACGCCAAAGAACATCAAGATCTATATAGCGTTGAAACGATTGATATGACTGATTGGCTAGAATATAAAAAAAATAATGACGCTATTGCGTTAGTAAAAGTTATATATCAGAAAAGTGATAATAGAATAGTTGGTGCAACTAGCTTAAGTAATCAAGCGGATTTGTTTATTAATTATTTTACGATGGCATTGCATGCGGGATGGACTAAATCAGAGCTGAAAAAAATCATTTTTGCTTACCCATCATTAGCGAACGATGTGTTAAGAGCGTATCATTAA
- a CDS encoding tyrosine-protein phosphatase, translating into MITNLRDIGGITVPTGTLKEGYFYRSGQLVGLEKKDILFLEDDCRIKKVYDFRNKTEISEQPDMDMNNITIENIDILASEDSSSIASLQGMLDIDQSDVEKAMFETYEELVVSDSALSGYSKFLTEILEDNQPILFHCFAGKDRTGFAAALILKIAGASDQSIMDDYLKTNESRKSANKQIIDSLKSKLTEQQLNALELALNVDKTYLCHAKKVLEEHFGSFDNYLLKGLKLDTDYVDQFRKKFIV; encoded by the coding sequence ATGATAACAAATTTAAGAGATATAGGTGGCATTACCGTACCTACAGGAACTTTAAAAGAAGGATATTTCTATCGAAGTGGTCAGTTAGTTGGATTAGAGAAAAAAGATATTTTATTTTTAGAAGACGATTGTAGAATCAAAAAGGTCTATGATTTTAGAAACAAAACAGAAATTTCAGAGCAGCCAGATATGGATATGAACAACATTACAATAGAGAATATTGATATATTAGCATCTGAGGATTCATCTAGCATCGCTTCTTTACAAGGAATGTTAGATATTGACCAAAGTGATGTCGAAAAAGCGATGTTTGAAACCTATGAGGAACTTGTAGTCAGTGATTCTGCACTGTCTGGTTATAGTAAGTTTCTTACGGAAATATTAGAAGACAATCAACCTATTTTATTTCATTGTTTTGCCGGGAAGGATCGTACTGGATTTGCAGCTGCTCTTATTTTAAAAATAGCTGGTGCCTCTGATCAAAGTATCATGGACGATTATCTAAAAACAAATGAATCTAGAAAATCAGCAAATAAACAAATCATTGACTCACTGAAAAGCAAACTTACTGAACAACAACTAAACGCTTTGGAACTTGCTTTAAATGTTGATAAAACGTATTTATGTCATGCAAAAAAAGTTTTAGAAGAGCATTTTGGTTCTTTTGACAATTATTTACTTAAGGGATTAAAACTAGATACTGATTATGTAGATCAATTCAGAAAAAAATTTATTGTTTAG
- a CDS encoding Cna B-type domain-containing protein, with protein sequence MKKYIYLLLIFFSFICLPKVAKAEATILPPEPIKNVRLDTNLKGNPDVKLVNLNLLNSRLYTIVDNDKNLYFCLDESKYYPSGQDYKVDMNEKISGSVLWLMQTFYENQDTQNSVPNVEGYRDANELTRYAAIQVVIWKLTGGKFDNKLIESNPLIKDLYTEAQTKTNDDTSYQEVINKINNVEINAKEIIPNGDDGTNYNYLLQFEDNIDQETEKLLQVKDEEINIGVQLYKNSKITDITKDTTINKDYDKRTISIDIPKDLIDKDKADDTVIYFNIDTLLTTRHPYYLVFISSGVQPLGGYQPIERTLTTRTSIDLDLSETSFSVLKNWDDSNNQDGIRPLNLPVQLYQSDKPYTHTSNESLTQGNETKFGEVQELNEENGWEYIWGNLPIKDNNGNPLYYTAREELDSKYDLSINSTDEGKAILLTNTYKPETIDLKGVKSWEDGNNQDGIRPSSIVVNLLADGEIIQTKNVTENEGWAYEFSDLPKYKEGKEIDYTVTENSVPNYTAISDGMNITNTHIPEVTEISGTKTWDDKNDQDGKRPTTITVNLLANGAPVDSKEVTEKDNWTYHFDNLPKYKDGQEIVYTVTENDVPEYSTSIEGTTITNHYTPGKTSVTVTKSWNDGNNQDGIRPDSIKVQLYADGEKSGEEVTLNEGNNWTTTWTDLAEKNNGQPIVYSVKEVGSIEGYNKTVNAENSGNIIITNTHIPEATEISGTKIWDDKNDQDGKRPTTITVNLLANGAPVDSKEVTEKDNWTYHFDNLPKYKDGQEIVYTVTENDVPEYSTSIEGTTITNHYTPGKTSVTVTKSWNDGNNQDGIRPNSIKVQLYADGEKSGEEVALNEANNWTTTWTDLAEKKNGQPIVYTVKEVGSIEGYNKTVNAENSGNIIITNTHIPEVTEISGTKIWDDKNDQDGKRPTTITVNLLANGAPVDSKEVTEKDNWTYHFDNLPKYKDGQEIVYTVTENDVPEYSTSIEGTTITNHYTPGKTSVTVTKSWNDGNNQDGIRPDSIKVQLYADGEKSGEEVTLNEGNNWTTTWTDLAEKNNGQPIVYTVKEVGNIKGYDVTINAENVGNIIITNTHIPKNEIKGNDPETPSKNSLNKDYPATGEKNSWIFYAIGILLIVIVGYVGLKKVKYHK encoded by the coding sequence ATGAAGAAATACATATATTTATTGTTAATTTTCTTTAGTTTTATTTGTTTGCCTAAAGTTGCCAAGGCGGAGGCGACTATTTTGCCGCCAGAACCAATTAAAAATGTTCGTTTAGATACGAATTTAAAAGGTAATCCTGATGTTAAGCTAGTTAATTTGAATTTATTGAATTCTAGATTATATACGATTGTCGATAATGATAAAAATTTATATTTTTGTTTGGACGAAAGTAAATACTATCCATCAGGTCAAGATTATAAAGTAGATATGAACGAAAAAATATCTGGCTCAGTACTATGGTTGATGCAAACTTTCTACGAAAATCAAGATACACAGAATTCTGTACCAAATGTTGAAGGATATCGTGATGCAAACGAGTTAACTAGATATGCTGCAATACAAGTTGTTATTTGGAAATTAACTGGAGGAAAATTTGATAATAAGTTAATTGAATCAAATCCTTTAATAAAAGATCTATACACAGAAGCGCAAACAAAGACCAATGATGATACCTCGTATCAAGAAGTGATCAACAAAATAAATAACGTTGAAATCAACGCAAAAGAGATTATTCCAAACGGTGACGATGGGACAAATTATAATTACTTATTGCAATTTGAAGACAATATCGATCAAGAAACAGAAAAATTACTTCAAGTAAAAGATGAAGAGATAAATATAGGGGTACAACTCTATAAGAATTCTAAAATAACCGATATTACGAAAGATACTACAATTAATAAAGACTACGATAAGCGAACAATCTCTATAGATATACCGAAAGACCTAATTGATAAAGATAAAGCCGATGATACGGTCATTTATTTTAATATAGATACACTGCTCACGACTAGACATCCCTACTATTTGGTATTTATTTCAAGTGGAGTTCAACCACTCGGTGGATACCAACCAATTGAAAGGACATTAACTACCAGAACCAGTATTGATTTAGATTTATCCGAAACATCTTTTTCAGTGTTGAAAAATTGGGATGATTCAAATAATCAAGATGGCATACGTCCATTGAATTTACCTGTACAATTATATCAGAGCGATAAACCATACACGCATACAAGTAACGAAAGCCTGACACAAGGCAATGAAACTAAATTTGGTGAGGTACAAGAGCTAAATGAAGAAAATGGCTGGGAGTATATCTGGGGGAACTTACCAATAAAAGATAATAATGGAAATCCTCTATATTATACGGCTAGAGAAGAACTTGATTCAAAATATGATTTGAGTATAAATTCGACTGATGAAGGAAAAGCTATCCTTTTAACCAATACGTATAAACCTGAAACAATTGACCTAAAAGGAGTCAAATCATGGGAAGATGGAAATAATCAAGATGGGATACGCCCCTCATCTATTGTGGTCAATTTATTAGCAGATGGAGAAATAATTCAAACAAAGAATGTTACAGAAAATGAAGGATGGGCATATGAATTTTCTGATTTACCTAAATATAAAGAGGGAAAAGAGATTGACTATACAGTGACAGAAAATTCCGTTCCTAATTATACAGCAATTAGTGATGGGATGAATATTACAAATACCCATATCCCAGAGGTAACAGAAATCAGTGGAACAAAAACATGGGATGACAAGAATGACCAAGACGGTAAACGTCCAACAACGATAACAGTAAACCTGTTAGCAAACGGAGCACCAGTTGACTCAAAAGAAGTAACGGAAAAAGATAACTGGACGTACCATTTTGATAACTTACCTAAATATAAAGATGGGCAAGAGATCGTTTATACTGTAACAGAAAATGATGTGCCAGAGTATTCAACAAGTATAGAAGGAACAACTATTACGAATCATTATACACCAGGCAAAACCAGTGTAACAGTAACGAAATCGTGGAATGATGGAAACAATCAAGATGGCATACGTCCCGACAGTATCAAGGTCCAATTATACGCGGATGGTGAAAAGTCAGGAGAAGAAGTTACCTTAAATGAAGGCAATAACTGGACAACGACTTGGACTGATTTGGCAGAGAAAAACAATGGACAACCAATCGTCTACAGTGTAAAAGAAGTAGGAAGTATCGAAGGATACAATAAAACAGTCAATGCTGAAAATAGCGGCAACATTATTATTACAAATACCCATATCCCAGAGGCAACAGAGATCAGTGGAACAAAAATATGGGATGATAAAAACGATCAAGACGGTAAACGTCCAACAACGATAACAGTAAACCTGTTAGCAAACGGAGCACCAGTTGACTCAAAAGAAGTAACGGAAAAAGATAACTGGACATACCATTTTGATAACTTACCTAAATATAAAGATGGGCAAGAGATCGTTTATACTGTAACAGAAAATGATGTACCAGAGTATTCGACAAGTATAGAAGGAACAACTATTACGAATCATTATACACCAGGCAAAACCAGTGTAACAGTAACGAAATCGTGGAATGATGGAAACAATCAAGACGGCATACGTCCCAACAGCATCAAGGTCCAATTATATGCGGATGGTGAAAAATCAGGAGAAGAAGTTGCCTTAAATGAAGCCAACAACTGGACAACGACTTGGACTGATTTGGCAGAGAAAAAAAATGGACAACCGATTGTCTACACTGTAAAAGAAGTAGGAAGTATCGAAGGATACAATAAAACAGTCAATGCCGAAAATAGCGGTAACATTATTATTACAAATACCCATATCCCAGAGGTAACAGAGATCAGTGGAACAAAAATATGGGATGATAAAAACGATCAAGACGGTAAACGTCCAACAACGATAACAGTAAACCTGTTAGCAAACGGAGCACCAGTTGACTCAAAAGAAGTAACGGAAAAAGATAACTGGACATACCATTTTGATAACTTACCTAAATATAAAGATGGGCAAGAGATCGTTTATACTGTAACAGAAAATGATGTACCAGAGTATTCGACAAGTATAGAAGGAACAACTATTACGAATCATTATACACCAGGCAAAACCAGTGTAACAGTAACGAAATCGTGGAATGATGGAAATAATCAAGATGGCATACGTCCCGACAGTATCAAGGTCCAATTATACGCGGATGGTGAAAAGTCAGGAGAAGAAGTTACCTTAAATGAAGGCAATAACTGGACAACGACTTGGACTGATTTGGCAGAGAAAAACAATGGACAACCAATCGTCTACACTGTAAAAGAAGTAGGAAATATTAAGGGATACGACGTAACAATCAACGCCGAAAATGTCGGCAACATTATTATTACAAATACGCATATACCCAAAAATGAAATAAAGGGTAATGATCCTGAAACGCCAAGTAAAAATAGCCTTAATAAAGATTATCCAGCAACGGGAGAAAAAAATAGTTGGATTTTCTATGCAATAGGAATACTATTGATAGTAATTGTGGGGTATGTAGGCTTAAAAAAGGTAAAATACCATAAGTGA
- a CDS encoding universal stress protein, giving the protein MYKKIVTVVDVFGEPNGVLAEVITMSQRENSELHLLINKPEIEALEQLNYLPYDSGMYMPYEYDMIKENDENYQKDVDKVISKVKAEGVDKLVTTIYSGSTKSFINKYIEKNSMDLIVLGSYDELLSKRELESVAKHVIKNTTSNLLILR; this is encoded by the coding sequence ATGTATAAAAAAATAGTAACAGTAGTTGATGTATTTGGAGAACCAAATGGAGTATTAGCTGAAGTCATTACTATGTCGCAAAGAGAAAATTCTGAACTTCATTTATTAATTAACAAACCTGAAATAGAAGCGCTTGAACAACTGAATTATCTACCATATGATAGTGGAATGTATATGCCTTATGAATATGATATGATTAAAGAGAATGACGAAAATTATCAAAAAGATGTGGATAAGGTTATTTCGAAAGTCAAAGCCGAAGGCGTAGACAAATTGGTGACTACAATTTATAGTGGCAGTACAAAATCTTTTATCAATAAATATATCGAAAAAAATAGTATGGATTTAATCGTCCTAGGTAGCTATGATGAATTATTGTCTAAAAGAGAACTAGAATCTGTCGCAAAACATGTTATAAAGAATACGACTAGTAATCTACTTATTTTGAGATGA